A region of the bacterium genome:
AGGCCGTCGAGAAGACGGTCGCGGCAGCGGGGGCGCTGCACGTGCTCGTGAACAACGCCGGCATCACCCGCGACGGGCTGCTGATGCGGATGAAGCCCGAGGACTGGGACGCCGTGCTGCGCGTCAACCTCACGGGCGCGTTCAACTTCTGCAAGGCCGCGGTGCCCGGCATGATCAAGCAGCGCTGGGGCCGCATCGTCAACATCTCCTCGGTCGTGGGCGCGATGGGCAACGCGGGGCAGGTGAACTACGCCGCCTCCAAGGCCGGGCTGCTCGGCCTGACCAAGTCGCTCGCGCGCGAGGTGGCCTCGCGGGGGGTGACCGTGAACGCGGTCGCGCCGGGCTTCATCGACACGGCGATGACGCAGGCCATCCCGGAGAAGGCGCGCGAGGCGCTCCTCGCGCAGATCCCGGCGGGCAGGCTGGGCCAGGCCGCGGACGTCGCGGCGGCGGTCCGCTTCCTCGCGGGCG
Encoded here:
- the fabG gene encoding 3-oxoacyl-[acyl-carrier-protein] reductase is translated as MEGTGSKVALVTGGAQGIGRAIAMALARAGADVAVCDLNPEGVAAARAELEATGRRAWGFTGDVSSLAFAQEAVEKTVAAAGALHVLVNNAGITRDGLLMRMKPEDWDAVLRVNLTGAFNFCKAAVPGMIKQRWGRIVNISSVVGAMGNAGQVNYAASKAGLLGLTKSLAREVASRGVTVNAVAPGFIDTAMTQAIPEKAREALLAQIPAGRLGQAADVAAAVRFLAGEEAGYITGQVIHVNGGMYT